A portion of the Anthonomus grandis grandis chromosome 7, icAntGran1.3, whole genome shotgun sequence genome contains these proteins:
- the LOC126738931 gene encoding TBC1 domain family member 19 gives MDELRDRSIHHTTIKICEDLKNYSQYKTLFDDIQKLVSTPAVKVDDFKNSLLRAMQENGLDAELKNNIYRWVKSKKKETSQYDSFFRKAQIHWDKRIHKSLNSMSSELGISLARLRGTNEKEEICNKWNELSTFETDVHKYRPVYAPKDFLEVLLTLKGPYKDRGKCDNIKWEFAQVPIKVKNLSELRTLYIEMARGEYILNNNNFVHNQNFPVLEAERIALGERVLAKNYAPLAQEYLKKGCPKCLRSKVWTLLLGAEVKPTQINYFENLKTSVLHYDLLIDKLIIKDICLTASNDDQYFVFEDVLYQVMLCFSRDSEILKQLPNQPAFMQVGLKGRPNTPENVLVFPPSGVIPFHGFTMYAAPFCYLFNNSVELYFVFRAFYLRYWHKLHRLCASPQGIIALCLQYEKLLQCYEPNLWNHFKKCKIHPLRVVIKWIMRAFSGHLPPEQLLTLWDMILAYDSLEIIPLLAVVIVIFRRENLMKVNTLANIEAVLADLSSIAVVPLLQMALMKES, from the exons ATGGATGAACTAAGAGATCGCAGCATACATCACACGACTATCAAAATTTGCGAAGACCTGAAAAATTATAGTCAGTATAAAACTTTGTTTGATGATATCCAG AAACTGGTTTCGACCCCAGCAGTAAAAGtggatgattttaaaaattcgttgtTAAGAGCCATGCAAGAGAACGGTCTAGATGCTGAgctaaaaaacaacatttacagATGGGTAAAGTCGAAGAAAAAAGAAACCAGTCAATACGACTcgttttttag GAAAGCCCAAATTCATTGGGATAAAAGAATTCATAAGTCGCTAAATTCTATGTCAAGTGAATTAGGTATAAGTTTGGCGAGATTACGAGGAACAAACGAAAAGGAAGAAATTTGCAATAAATGGAACGAACTTAGTACATTTGAG ACAGACGTTCACAAATATAGACCCGTATATGCACCTAAAGATTTTTTGGAAGTTCTTCTAACACTTAAGGGACCTTATAAAGATAGGGGAAAATG cgaTAACATTAAATGGGAATTCGCTCAGGTGCCTATTAAAGTGAAAAATTTATCAGAACTA AGAACCTTATATATAGAAATGGCCAGGGGAGAATATATATTAAACAACAACAATTTCGTTCATAATCAAAATTTTCCAGTGCTGGAAGCTGAAAGAATAGCATTGGGTGAGAGagttttagcaaaaaattatgCACCATTAGCGCaggagtatttaaaaaaaggttgcCCAAAATGCCTTAGATCCAAGGTATGGACCCTGTTATTGGGAGCGGAAGTAAAACCGAcg caaataaattattttgaaaatttgaaaacgaGTGTTCTGCACTATGATTTGCTGATCGACAAGTTGATTATAAAAGATATTTGTTTAACTGCTTCGAACGACgatcaatattttgtttttgaagacGTTTTATATCAA GTTATGTTGTGTTTTTCCAGAGACTCAGAAATTCTCAAACAGCTTCCAAATCAACCAGCATTCATGCAAGTGGGCCTTAAAGGAAGACCCAATACACCAGAAAATGTTTTGGTATTTCCTCCAAGTGGGGTAATTCCTTTTCATGGGTTTACTATGTACG CTGCGCCGTTCTGCTACCTATTTAATAACTCAGTCGAGTTATATTTTGTCTTTCGCGCATTCTATTTGAGATATTGGCATAAACTCCATCGACTCTGCGCATCACCTCAGGGAATCATTGCTTTGTGTCTGCAGTATGAGAAACTGTTGCAATGCTATGAACCAAATTTATGGAATCATTTCAAGAAGTGCAAAATACATCC attaagaGTAGTAATTAAATGGATCATGCGTGCATTCAGCGGCCACCTTCCCCCGGAACAGCTACTCACCCTCTGGGACATGATCTTAGCCTACGATTCACTGGAAATCATACCATTACTGGCAGTAGTCATAGTTATTTTTCGCAGAGAGAACTTGATGAAAGTGAACACTCTAGCCAATATAGAAGCTGTTTTGGCGGATCTCAGCTCGATCGCTGTGGTGCCACTATTACAGATGGCGCTTATGAAAGAAagttaa